In Candidatus Melainabacteria bacterium, a single window of DNA contains:
- a CDS encoding sel1 repeat family protein codes for MSTQTLVGNDHLDPETKLVGNLPRCKSKLFSGKPDALRRRTILRALAEKDDNIQFQAGLLYLNPSLIKPNHAKAATWFHKAARNGNAQAQYNLGLLYMSGKGVKKDLGSALYWFTLAAQSGVSEAQNNLGVMYERGVGVDPDPQKAFYWFETAAVNGLPKAQFNVGSMYCIGQGVAPDSEQAFYWFHKAAQQGHRKAQYNVAFAFANGVGVAANPYQAERWFEQIAKEGDANFQIELGLRFYAGNGVPKDYDKAAFWLCRAAKQGSSRALYNLAMLHFSGKAMRINKKTAVRLVRLAAERGYPKAQAFLRSAEKQSPINHEFD; via the coding sequence ATGTCTACGCAAACCCTGGTCGGAAACGACCACTTAGATCCTGAAACGAAACTGGTCGGCAATCTGCCACGCTGCAAGAGTAAGTTGTTTTCCGGCAAGCCTGACGCGCTGCGTCGGCGAACTATCTTGCGCGCCCTGGCGGAGAAAGATGACAACATTCAATTTCAAGCCGGTCTTTTATATTTGAATCCATCTTTGATCAAACCCAATCATGCCAAAGCGGCAACCTGGTTTCACAAAGCTGCTCGCAACGGAAACGCCCAGGCTCAATACAATTTGGGACTTCTATATATGTCGGGGAAAGGAGTCAAGAAGGATTTAGGCTCTGCTCTTTACTGGTTCACGCTGGCGGCGCAAAGTGGCGTCAGTGAGGCTCAGAATAACCTGGGCGTTATGTATGAGCGTGGAGTAGGGGTTGATCCTGATCCTCAGAAAGCTTTTTACTGGTTCGAGACTGCTGCAGTAAATGGATTGCCGAAGGCGCAATTCAATGTCGGATCAATGTATTGCATTGGTCAAGGTGTCGCTCCAGATTCTGAACAAGCGTTCTATTGGTTTCACAAAGCCGCGCAGCAAGGGCATCGTAAAGCTCAATACAACGTAGCCTTTGCTTTTGCCAATGGTGTCGGTGTAGCTGCCAATCCATACCAAGCCGAACGTTGGTTTGAGCAGATTGCAAAAGAAGGCGATGCCAATTTCCAAATTGAGCTCGGTCTCAGGTTCTACGCTGGTAACGGCGTGCCAAAAGATTACGACAAGGCTGCTTTCTGGCTCTGTCGAGCGGCTAAACAAGGTTCTTCTCGCGCTCTCTATAACCTGGCGATGCTGCATTTTTCTGGAAAGGCGATGCGTATCAACAAGAAAACTGCTGTGCGTTTGGTACGGCTGGCTGCAGAGCGCGGCTATCCGAAGGCACAAGCCTTTTTGCGTTCTGCAGAGAAGCAATCGCCGATCAATCACGAATTTGATTGA
- a CDS encoding serine/threonine protein kinase has translation MSQDSTKSIKLEQKYCPKCYGQFEGAIEVCPSDGAELRGPKNDPLIGKVFAERYEIESVLGLGGMSIVYKARHRLMDRVVAIKMLHGNIKSDHLSLERFRLEAQAASSLNHQNIITVYDFGVTPQSEAFFVMDFLDGESLADCLERKTKLPWERAIGIFKQICDGLGAAHKKGIVHRDMKPANVVLIKQDEGFELVKLVDFGIAKLLPASGKQQQSLTKTGEVFGSPIYMSPEQCLGKDVDRHSDIYALGCLMYETLTGVPPHLGATFLETLNKHVGEKPKPIHELAPDAKVPVELERIIDRCLEKKPEDRFDTAEEIRDHLSAVSLKLNELGTKKRAAVSGPMSSLSDTPTFAQAAAECKPPSPVWKIVAGVTSLFIVGVFAALTMFQGPPEDRGSALDKLTWTINMSVASSQVQSGDFQGAERSINNAIAATNNISDAKTRLEAALRQKADLYAKWEGHAEALEKTNVEITNVQDERIRNELARQIASLIVLERATKSSGKAEDTSVSHTNDQLRAQADVPSILATSSKLYGRRMYHDQVDYLLRALNVEKKLIGDKEPPIARIEVNLSDGLIALRRFSEVRPILLDAVEIRKANAKSDPSEYVRALSKLGQFDLDQSSMKDAEAELAEALKLSRDKSVDPELQVLSLRSYADLLRQTKRVAESKKYLDEADALEKKIHDRK, from the coding sequence ATGTCACAAGACAGCACCAAAAGTATTAAACTTGAGCAAAAGTACTGCCCCAAATGCTACGGGCAGTTCGAAGGCGCCATCGAAGTTTGTCCGTCTGATGGCGCTGAACTTCGCGGTCCAAAGAACGATCCATTGATTGGAAAGGTCTTTGCAGAGCGATATGAAATCGAATCGGTGTTGGGTCTGGGCGGCATGAGCATCGTCTATAAAGCCCGGCATCGCCTGATGGACCGGGTGGTTGCCATCAAAATGTTGCATGGCAACATAAAGAGCGACCATCTATCTCTGGAACGATTCAGGCTCGAAGCGCAGGCAGCCAGCTCGCTGAATCATCAAAACATCATTACGGTTTATGACTTTGGCGTCACGCCGCAGAGCGAAGCATTCTTCGTTATGGACTTTCTGGATGGGGAAAGTCTGGCCGACTGCCTTGAAAGAAAGACCAAACTGCCGTGGGAACGGGCCATCGGCATTTTCAAACAAATCTGCGATGGGCTCGGGGCCGCCCACAAAAAAGGCATCGTCCATAGAGACATGAAACCCGCAAACGTAGTGCTGATAAAGCAAGACGAAGGATTCGAGCTTGTAAAGCTGGTCGATTTCGGCATCGCCAAATTATTGCCGGCTTCGGGTAAGCAACAACAGAGTTTGACCAAAACCGGTGAAGTTTTTGGCAGCCCGATTTATATGAGCCCTGAACAGTGTTTAGGCAAAGACGTAGATCGACATTCAGACATTTATGCACTCGGTTGTTTGATGTATGAAACTTTGACTGGTGTGCCACCACATCTGGGGGCGACCTTTCTAGAGACTTTGAACAAACATGTTGGCGAAAAACCGAAGCCAATTCACGAACTTGCGCCTGATGCGAAAGTGCCTGTAGAACTCGAAAGAATTATTGACAGATGTCTGGAGAAGAAGCCTGAAGATCGCTTCGATACAGCCGAAGAAATTCGCGATCATCTGTCTGCAGTCTCGCTTAAATTGAATGAGCTGGGAACTAAAAAACGAGCTGCGGTGAGCGGACCAATGAGCTCGCTTTCCGACACGCCAACCTTCGCGCAGGCGGCTGCCGAGTGCAAACCGCCAAGTCCGGTCTGGAAGATCGTGGCGGGGGTGACGTCGCTTTTTATCGTTGGAGTGTTTGCGGCACTGACAATGTTCCAGGGACCGCCGGAGGACAGAGGCAGCGCTCTCGACAAGCTCACTTGGACGATAAATATGTCTGTAGCATCTTCACAAGTGCAAAGCGGCGACTTCCAGGGCGCTGAGCGAAGTATAAACAACGCCATCGCGGCCACCAACAACATTTCCGACGCAAAAACAAGACTGGAAGCGGCTCTGCGACAGAAAGCAGATCTCTACGCGAAGTGGGAAGGTCACGCAGAAGCGCTGGAGAAGACAAACGTAGAAATCACAAACGTTCAAGACGAACGTATACGCAACGAACTTGCACGTCAAATCGCCAGCCTTATCGTTCTGGAAAGGGCAACAAAAAGCTCGGGCAAGGCTGAAGATACCAGCGTATCGCATACAAACGACCAGCTGAGGGCGCAAGCCGACGTTCCGAGTATTCTCGCGACCTCATCTAAATTGTATGGACGGCGCATGTATCACGACCAGGTAGATTATTTGCTGCGAGCGCTGAACGTCGAAAAGAAGCTCATTGGAGACAAAGAACCGCCTATCGCCAGAATTGAAGTCAATTTGTCGGACGGACTCATCGCTTTGAGAAGATTCTCCGAAGTAAGACCAATTCTGCTGGATGCGGTAGAGATTCGAAAAGCCAACGCTAAGTCAGATCCGTCTGAATACGTGCGAGCTCTGAGCAAACTGGGTCAGTTCGATCTCGATCAGAGTTCCATGAAAGACGCAGAAGCGGAACTAGCCGAGGCCCTGAAACTCTCCAGAGATAAGAGCGTAGATCCCGAGCTGCAAGTACTATCTCTGCGCAGTTACGCCGATCTGCTTCGACAAACAAAGCGCGTTGCTGAATCAAAGAAATATCTGGACGAAGCAGACGCTCTGGAAAAGAAGATTCACGATCGAAAATAA
- a CDS encoding CHASE2 domain-containing protein — MLTNHPILRGVLKALPMILIVSLACTLAHKIGALNGLADPAIDAFSRLRPIAPEHVFVVAIDESDFEDKNLFNWKLSPEALQKVISAIADAHPRQIVVDLDTSKEEFKSLLNFKTDVPIVWAAVPAKGPGDQEQEQTLYALGTPIEKINPKVALGVAALREDPDGVVRHYLRRLYSRSGRTHRELDSLPWAALKATGAPMRSPDANEIMLRFIKRSRPVHSVKMNAEYERENLNFASVPTIDAEMNCNSVLKLHDTEDWKSFFNGGDAKIVVLGGTYHAPTDTYITPLGRLPGVLINASIIETEMQQVGLVPSSETFLFLIEVMVGILLAFINTKFSSIDSKVPLASTILLLVLLGATSWASFTSFSMWFDFIPVVLAIQGYFIYEHMREFRRRTMELLNAEKKLVRAVDVGTERERRRIAEELHDDTSSLFRQASMSISRVLQDQAGAEKHVKQAVELLTEAQRNVREITQDLYPAQFEKFTMIENMERLVKRAEVAKLEAELNDESDGRINDLKETNRLAVYRITQEALTNIIKHSKATNVKLTLKKQDANLTLTISDDGQGLGAGREDSRGLETMRSRATLIGGEIQWKSPSTIFEGKGTDVVLTIPANSFN; from the coding sequence ATGCTCACGAATCATCCAATACTACGAGGTGTTCTCAAGGCCCTCCCCATGATTTTGATTGTGAGCCTGGCTTGCACGCTGGCGCACAAGATCGGCGCCCTGAATGGGCTGGCCGACCCGGCCATCGACGCCTTCTCTCGCCTGCGTCCTATCGCCCCCGAACATGTATTCGTCGTCGCTATAGATGAATCTGATTTTGAAGACAAAAACTTATTCAACTGGAAACTATCGCCGGAAGCATTGCAAAAGGTAATCTCCGCTATTGCAGATGCTCATCCGCGCCAGATTGTAGTCGATCTCGATACATCCAAAGAAGAATTCAAATCCTTGCTCAATTTCAAAACAGACGTACCAATCGTCTGGGCTGCCGTGCCTGCAAAAGGTCCAGGCGATCAAGAACAAGAGCAAACACTCTATGCCCTGGGCACACCGATCGAGAAGATAAACCCAAAGGTAGCTTTGGGCGTAGCCGCACTTCGAGAAGATCCCGACGGAGTGGTGCGGCATTACTTGAGACGATTGTACAGCCGCTCAGGTCGCACTCATCGCGAACTCGACAGCCTGCCGTGGGCTGCTTTAAAAGCCACCGGCGCTCCCATGCGCAGCCCCGACGCAAACGAAATAATGCTGCGTTTCATCAAGCGCTCTCGTCCCGTGCACTCGGTAAAAATGAATGCTGAATATGAGCGCGAGAATCTGAACTTTGCTTCTGTTCCTACCATAGATGCCGAGATGAACTGTAATTCAGTGCTGAAATTACACGATACGGAAGATTGGAAATCATTTTTCAATGGTGGTGATGCAAAAATCGTTGTTCTGGGGGGCACATATCACGCGCCCACAGACACGTACATAACGCCGCTCGGGAGGTTGCCCGGGGTTCTTATCAATGCCTCGATCATTGAAACTGAAATGCAGCAGGTGGGTTTGGTCCCCTCCAGCGAAACTTTCCTATTCCTTATAGAGGTAATGGTAGGAATTCTTCTGGCATTTATAAATACAAAATTTTCAAGCATCGACAGCAAAGTGCCTCTGGCGAGCACGATACTGTTGCTGGTGCTGCTGGGTGCGACAAGCTGGGCATCTTTCACCTCATTTTCTATGTGGTTTGATTTCATCCCTGTGGTGCTGGCTATACAGGGATACTTCATCTACGAGCATATGCGCGAGTTTCGACGGCGCACAATGGAACTCTTGAATGCAGAGAAGAAATTAGTGCGTGCAGTCGATGTAGGCACCGAGCGCGAGCGGCGAAGAATTGCAGAAGAGTTGCACGATGATACCAGTTCACTTTTCAGACAAGCATCGATGTCCATCTCAAGAGTATTGCAAGATCAGGCAGGTGCCGAAAAGCACGTCAAGCAAGCAGTCGAGTTGCTGACGGAGGCGCAAAGAAATGTCAGAGAGATAACTCAGGATCTGTATCCGGCGCAATTTGAAAAGTTCACCATGATCGAAAATATGGAACGCCTCGTTAAGCGGGCCGAGGTAGCGAAGTTAGAAGCGGAATTGAATGATGAGTCAGATGGACGCATAAATGATTTGAAAGAGACGAACAGACTGGCTGTCTACCGGATTACGCAAGAAGCGCTTACAAACATCATCAAACATTCGAAAGCAACTAACGTAAAACTGACTTTGAAGAAACAAGACGCGAACCTGACCTTGACTATTTCAGATGACGGTCAGGGACTGGGAGCCGGTCGAGAAGATTCACGCGGGCTGGAAACAATGAGAAGCCGAGCTACGCTTATCGGCGGAGAAATTCAGTGGAAGTCTCCATCAACTATTTTCGAAGGCAAAGGAACGGATGTCGTGTTGACCATACCGGCGAATTCCTTCAACTGA
- a CDS encoding sel1 repeat family protein produces the protein MFRSNGGMRAKEQQMRKTLSATRISALKHHILEKALTSSDPAMHYQAGLLYVTPESKNYEKATIWFSQAAKGGDPHAQLYLAQIQIATGDATAHKQAHELLLQAAAQGLAEAENDLGVMYELGVGVERNLKEAFQWYQRAASNGIAQSQYNLALMYLDVDYPIHDIFLGIYWLRVAANQGHNKSLRTLAQMYERGDNVVQDVLKSERLYIAAAKNADAYEKLQLAIRYCRGSGVPLDRRKAAKWLESAANQGDGQISDLAMLCLLENRNKGKLKPIRSTNKPAAKVRHSASPVQNRSKYYV, from the coding sequence ATGTTTCGATCGAACGGAGGCATGAGAGCAAAAGAACAGCAGATGCGAAAGACACTGAGCGCGACGCGAATATCAGCGCTTAAGCACCACATCCTGGAGAAAGCACTCACTAGCAGCGACCCCGCCATGCACTATCAAGCAGGGCTACTCTACGTAACACCGGAATCAAAAAACTACGAAAAAGCGACAATCTGGTTCAGCCAGGCAGCAAAAGGAGGCGATCCGCATGCACAACTGTATCTGGCACAAATACAGATAGCCACAGGAGATGCAACGGCACACAAGCAAGCGCACGAGCTGCTTCTGCAGGCGGCTGCGCAGGGGTTGGCAGAAGCTGAAAACGATCTGGGTGTCATGTATGAGTTAGGAGTCGGCGTCGAGCGAAACCTGAAGGAAGCATTTCAATGGTATCAGCGCGCAGCCAGCAACGGCATTGCACAATCACAATACAATCTGGCGCTCATGTATTTGGACGTTGACTATCCAATACATGACATTTTCCTCGGCATCTATTGGCTGAGAGTTGCAGCCAACCAGGGTCACAACAAGTCGTTACGAACCCTCGCACAAATGTACGAACGCGGAGATAACGTCGTTCAAGACGTATTGAAATCGGAAAGACTGTATATCGCCGCTGCAAAGAACGCCGATGCCTACGAGAAATTGCAACTAGCGATTCGCTACTGTCGCGGCAGCGGTGTTCCCTTAGATCGTCGCAAAGCCGCGAAATGGCTTGAAAGTGCCGCCAATCAAGGCGACGGACAAATTAGCGATCTGGCCATGCTTTGTTTACTCGAAAACAGAAACAAGGGCAAACTGAAACCAATTCGATCGACCAACAAGCCCGCGGCTAAGGTTCGCCATTCTGCGAGTCCAGTTCAGAACAGGAGCAAGTACTATGTTTGA
- a CDS encoding response regulator transcription factor codes for MDLAPTSETVALSLRELTVLIADDKEFWRQWLKEEIEKLFPNIQRITVVEMAAEAIARASAEKPTLIFLDIEFRKETEDGIHAAEQIWKNNPQASIIIVSNHSEEAFVKRLYKVTPETGAYGYLLKDNAGMYLQKAVAGVLAGDCWIDPEVARVVSRMSKQEHSLSEGEFEALVCIALGYTDTTAGKVLHVTERAVQARLRSLYSKFAIPAKDHEDAGVLSPRCRAVWLATQRGILTEADLKKWSEKLAKIGKDSGIKLDLR; via the coding sequence ATGGATCTTGCGCCCACATCTGAAACAGTTGCGCTCAGCTTGAGAGAACTGACTGTTTTGATTGCCGATGATAAAGAATTTTGGCGTCAGTGGTTAAAAGAGGAAATCGAGAAACTTTTTCCCAATATTCAGCGCATAACGGTAGTTGAGATGGCCGCAGAGGCTATTGCGCGGGCTTCCGCCGAAAAGCCGACGCTGATCTTTCTTGATATTGAGTTCAGAAAGGAAACCGAAGACGGCATTCATGCTGCCGAGCAGATTTGGAAAAACAATCCGCAGGCTTCCATCATTATTGTTTCGAATCACAGCGAAGAAGCGTTCGTTAAGCGCCTGTACAAAGTGACACCAGAGACGGGGGCATATGGCTACCTGCTTAAAGATAACGCCGGTATGTATTTGCAAAAGGCTGTAGCTGGTGTTCTTGCCGGCGATTGCTGGATTGATCCCGAGGTCGCTCGTGTTGTCAGTCGCATGAGCAAGCAGGAGCACTCTTTGAGTGAAGGTGAATTCGAAGCTCTGGTTTGCATTGCATTGGGTTATACCGACACAACCGCCGGGAAAGTTTTGCACGTTACCGAGCGCGCCGTCCAGGCGAGACTGCGGTCTCTATATTCAAAATTTGCCATTCCGGCGAAGGACCACGAAGATGCTGGAGTTTTGAGCCCGCGCTGTCGTGCCGTCTGGTTGGCCACGCAACGAGGTATTTTGACTGAAGCCGATTTGAAAAAATGGAGTGAAAAGTTAGCAAAAATTGGAAAAGATTCTGGTATCAAATTAGATTTGCGCTAG
- a CDS encoding serine protease has product MKFRKRKVAATVLLQAALLLGFGAQLSGEPAHAALSGNIVTTTGADLPAEAVAQHVMESTVKLILSDPDGRNAVTGSGFFIAPDMVATNYHVIKGMGAGYAKFANDSKQYRIVKVVASDPVNDLVILYVPGTKAKPLDIDPLQQKIGETIFVAGSPLGLEGVFSQGVLSAIRTNGDLQITAAISHGNSGGPVLDGQGNVIGIVEYTIPAGQSLNFAIPVKQLLNLMKTANA; this is encoded by the coding sequence ATGAAGTTTCGAAAAAGAAAAGTGGCTGCTACAGTACTATTGCAAGCCGCACTGTTACTTGGATTCGGTGCTCAACTGAGTGGAGAGCCTGCTCACGCTGCGTTGTCGGGAAACATCGTTACGACGACTGGCGCTGATTTGCCTGCGGAGGCTGTGGCTCAACACGTTATGGAATCGACAGTTAAGTTGATTCTCAGCGATCCGGACGGACGTAATGCCGTAACAGGCTCAGGCTTTTTCATTGCACCAGATATGGTAGCAACAAATTATCACGTCATTAAGGGAATGGGTGCAGGCTACGCCAAGTTTGCCAATGATTCCAAGCAGTATCGCATTGTCAAAGTTGTTGCCAGCGATCCTGTCAATGACCTGGTCATTCTTTATGTTCCGGGGACGAAGGCGAAACCGCTTGATATCGATCCATTGCAACAAAAGATAGGCGAAACTATTTTCGTTGCAGGCAGCCCGCTTGGTCTGGAGGGTGTATTCTCACAGGGCGTTCTCAGCGCCATTCGAACCAATGGAGACTTGCAGATTACGGCTGCAATATCGCATGGAAACAGTGGTGGTCCAGTTCTGGATGGGCAGGGCAACGTAATCGGCATTGTCGAATATACGATACCTGCCGGTCAGAGTCTAAATTTTGCAATTCCCGTGAAGCAACTGCTGAACTTGATGAAAACCGCAAATGCTTGA